In Carassius gibelio isolate Cgi1373 ecotype wild population from Czech Republic chromosome B2, carGib1.2-hapl.c, whole genome shotgun sequence, a single genomic region encodes these proteins:
- the LOC127951361 gene encoding relaxin-3 receptor 1-like: MQGNSSALEPGLAACGPSLDEGDALSNRTAFHNLSLRCWLQLLSRESAPELYGDSSNVAMRVVIALVYLIVCALGLVGNLLALYLLQSRHRLKQSSINCFVMSLAVTDLQFVLTLPFWAVDTALDFRWPFGKVMCKIISSVTTMNMYASVFFLTAMSVARYCSLSSSLRMQSPKTASAEVKWASLGIWIVSVVATIPHAVYSTTAQVSDDELCLVRFSDSGSWDPQLLLGLYQTQKVLLGFVIPLVIICVCYLLLLRFVLRRRVSGIPGSDSERGRHKRRSKVTKSVTIVVLSFFLCWLPNQALTLWGVLIKFDLVPFSNAFYNAQAYAFPITVCLAHTNSCLNPVLYCLIRQEYRTGLKKLLFRATPSIRNLAKLVYRRKKVAEAPPAVSVVQMEIGM; encoded by the coding sequence ATGCAAGGGAACAGCAGCGCGCTGGAGCCGGGTTTAGCCGCGTGTGGACCGTCTCTGGACGAGGGCGATGCTCTGTCGAACCGGACCGCTTTCCACAACCtgtctctccgctgctggctgcAGCTGCTCTCCAGAGAGTCTGCGCCGGAGCTCTACGGCGACAGCTCGAACGTGGCCATGCGCGTCGTGATTGCGCTCGTCTACCTGATCGTGTGCGCGCTGGGGCTCGTCGGGAACCTGCTGGCGCTTTACCTGCTCCAGTCGCGCCACAGACTCAAGCAGTCGTCCATCAACTGCTTCGTCATGAGTTTAGCCGTGACGGACCTGCAGTTCGTCCTGACTCTTCCGTTCTGGGCCGTGGACACCGCTTTGGACTTCAGATGGCCGTTTGGAAAGGTGATGTGCAAGATCATCAGCTCGGTCACCACTATGAACATGTACGCGAGCGTGTTCTTCTTGACAGCCATGAGCGTTGCGCGCTACTGCTCCTTGTCCTCTTCCCTGCGGATGCAAAGTCCCAAAACCGCCTCGGCTGAGGTCAAGTGGGCCAGTTTGGGAATCTGGATCGTGTCCGTGGTGGCCACCATCCCTCACGCGGTTTACTCCACCACTGCACAGGTGTCCGACGACGAGCTGTGCCTCGTCCGCTTCTCGGATTCCGGAAGCTGGGACCCGCAGCTGCTTCTAGGTCTCTATCAAACCCAGAAGGTCCTCCTGGGCTTCGTGATTCCGCTGGTCATCATCTGCGTTTGTTACCTCCTCCTGCTGCGCTTCGTTCTGCGGCGGCGCGTCAGTGGAATCCCCGGCTCGGACAGCGAGAGAGGGCGGCACAAGCGCCGTTCCAAAGTCACCAAATCGGTCACCATCGTGGTTCTGTCGTTCTTTCTGTGCTGGTTGCCCAACCAGGCGCTGACCCTTTGGGGGGTGCTCATCAAATTCGATCTGGTGCCGTTCAGCAACGCGTTTTACAACGCGCAGGCCTACGCGTTCCCCATCACCGTGTGCCTTGCGCACACCAACAGCTGCCTGAACCCGGTGCTGTACTGCCTGATCCGCCAGGAGTACCGCACTGGCCTCAAGAAACTGCTGTTTAGAGCCACTCCGTCCATCCGGAACCTGGCCAAGCTGGTGTACCGGAGGAAGAAGGTGGCGGAGGCTCCGCCCGCAGTGTCCGTGGTGCAGATGGAGATCGGGATGTGA